Proteins co-encoded in one Desulfitobacterium hafniense DCB-2 genomic window:
- a CDS encoding ATP-binding protein — MKIPHLKLGTKIAMLSFLLVFLSVFLAGVIIVNRISDKMEQEIGYRAMAIARTVAQLSEVQENLSGFEGSKMIQPLAERIRLATGVEYIVIFDMEKIRYSHPYLDRIGTVFNDGDEELSLQRKEYLSQAVGVVGPSIRAFVPVLADEGTRQVGVVAVGILVPTIREIVGAIRVELYSSILIGLALGGLGSFYLASNIKKNMFSLEPSQIARMLEERVAIFQAMDDGVVALDMENRITVINEKACRIAGTSEKAVGCPLQEFPAFTALSDFLETHDPAESTELILNNTWVLVDFLPIRVKEQVVGRVVTLKEKTEVRKMAEELTGVKTFIEALRVQNHESLNTLHTIAGLIQLDKADQAMEYIYRVTEEQQEVTKFLSSKIMYPNVAGLLLGKYNRGKELKVDVLFDPDSRLSELPEGFDSNTLTIILGNLLENAMEAVVGSKISEVHCRIKHEHHQLILSVEDTGPGISLANQAQMYQWGFSTKGNGNRGIGLSLVKQTVDLLGGTIEMETGKWGTRFGVRIPLSGIRS; from the coding sequence TTGAAAATACCCCACTTAAAATTAGGCACTAAAATCGCCATGCTCTCCTTTCTGCTGGTTTTTTTATCCGTTTTTCTGGCAGGCGTGATCATCGTCAACCGAATTTCCGATAAGATGGAGCAGGAAATCGGTTATAGAGCCATGGCCATTGCCCGAACGGTTGCCCAGTTAAGTGAGGTGCAGGAGAATCTCAGCGGGTTTGAGGGCTCGAAAATGATTCAACCCCTTGCCGAACGGATTCGCCTGGCCACAGGAGTTGAATATATCGTCATTTTTGATATGGAAAAAATAAGATATTCCCATCCTTACTTAGATCGCATTGGCACCGTCTTTAACGACGGCGACGAGGAACTCTCTTTACAAAGAAAGGAATATCTCTCCCAGGCCGTGGGGGTTGTCGGGCCGTCAATTCGTGCTTTTGTCCCTGTCCTGGCTGATGAGGGAACCCGTCAGGTAGGAGTCGTTGCCGTCGGCATTCTTGTCCCTACCATCCGGGAGATTGTCGGTGCCATCAGGGTTGAACTCTATTCTTCGATTTTGATCGGCTTAGCCCTGGGAGGGCTGGGGTCCTTTTATTTAGCCAGCAACATCAAGAAGAATATGTTCTCCCTTGAGCCCAGCCAGATTGCACGGATGCTGGAAGAAAGAGTGGCAATTTTCCAGGCTATGGACGATGGAGTCGTCGCCCTTGATATGGAGAACCGCATTACAGTCATCAATGAAAAAGCCTGCCGGATTGCCGGAACTTCTGAAAAAGCGGTGGGGTGCCCTTTACAAGAGTTTCCCGCGTTCACTGCCTTAAGCGATTTTTTAGAGACCCATGATCCTGCAGAGAGCACAGAGCTTATCCTCAATAATACCTGGGTTCTCGTGGATTTTTTACCGATCAGGGTCAAGGAGCAGGTGGTTGGGCGGGTCGTCACCCTCAAAGAGAAGACAGAAGTGCGGAAAATGGCGGAGGAGTTGACCGGTGTAAAAACCTTTATTGAAGCCTTGCGAGTGCAGAATCATGAATCCCTGAATACCTTGCATACCATCGCCGGGTTGATCCAGTTAGACAAAGCCGATCAAGCCATGGAATATATCTATAGAGTGACTGAGGAGCAGCAGGAGGTTACAAAATTCCTAAGCAGCAAGATCATGTACCCTAATGTAGCCGGGTTGCTCTTAGGAAAATATAATCGGGGCAAAGAGCTGAAAGTCGATGTTCTATTTGATCCGGATTCCCGCTTAAGTGAGCTGCCGGAGGGCTTTGACAGCAATACCCTGACGATTATTCTGGGAAATCTGCTGGAGAATGCCATGGAAGCGGTGGTGGGCAGTAAAATAAGTGAGGTCCACTGTCGGATTAAGCATGAACACCATCAACTCATCTTGAGTGTGGAGGATACCGGGCCGGGGATTTCCTTGGCCAATCAAGCCCAAATGTATCAGTGGGGATTTTCAACCAAAGGGAATGGCAATAGGGGAATTGGCTTATCGCTGGTTAAGCAGACTGTGGATCTGCTGGGTGGAACTATAGAGATGGAGACGGGGAAATGGGGTACGCGTTTCGGGGTTCGGATTCCCTTGTCCGGGATTCGCTCCTGA
- a CDS encoding methylated-DNA--[protein]-cysteine S-methyltransferase has protein sequence MYYSTTYLSPICTITLACDGDNLIGLWMEGQRFHGGTLPESMIEKDDIPIFDAAKAWLDRYFAGERPATSELPLAPMGGEFRQGVWDILCQIPYGQVITYGDIAKQMAEKMNKKCMSSQAIGGAVGHNPISIIIPCHRVVGAKGNLTGFGGGISRKIQLLEHEGVDMSRMFVPKKGNAL, from the coding sequence ATGTATTATTCAACAACCTATCTATCACCCATATGCACAATTACCCTTGCCTGTGACGGCGACAATCTTATCGGCTTATGGATGGAGGGTCAGAGATTTCATGGCGGTACCCTACCCGAAAGCATGATCGAAAAGGACGATATACCGATCTTTGACGCTGCCAAAGCATGGCTGGACAGATATTTTGCAGGTGAGAGGCCTGCCACATCCGAATTGCCCCTGGCCCCCATGGGCGGCGAATTTCGTCAAGGGGTATGGGATATTTTATGCCAAATACCCTATGGCCAGGTAATCACCTATGGCGACATTGCCAAACAGATGGCTGAGAAAATGAACAAAAAGTGTATGTCCAGCCAAGCAATAGGCGGAGCCGTAGGTCATAACCCCATATCTATTATCATCCCCTGCCATCGGGTAGTAGGTGCCAAGGGTAACTTGACAGGTTTTGGCGGAGGAATCAGCAGGAAAATCCAGCTGCTTGAACACGAAGGGGTGGATATGTCCCGGATGTTTGTGCCTAAAAAAGGCAACGCACTCTAA
- a CDS encoding MFS transporter, with amino-acid sequence MEEKHSDGDRDFKLFLLAGLFAGIGAGINTSIFNNYLNDIFMLSESVRGFLEVPREAPGFFIMLVLAVLSFAGDVRIAMLGMAAAGLGMLGLGLLSPTFAVMIIWMMMYSLGTHMVMPVTPSIGMSLSKLGSFGARLGTISAFGLFGSIIAYVFVFLSFHFLNMTYQIAFIIGAVFYVFAALAVGLMKKGEPKARKVKFVFRKRYALYYVLAGVSGARAQIFLTFAPWVLIKVFNVQPQMFAILGMIVAFVSIGTRKMIGRLIDVRGERFVLTVEAALLFAICLGYAFSADIFPVGIAAVIIAACYVIDNSMAAVEMARSTYLRKIAVDLDDVTPTLSTGVSLQHIASMVIPIFGGLLWAAFGYQAVFMGAAVIAFLNFILSRRIKIELDPAAKAE; translated from the coding sequence ATGGAAGAAAAACATAGTGATGGTGACCGGGACTTTAAGCTGTTTTTGCTGGCAGGATTGTTCGCCGGGATCGGTGCAGGTATTAATACATCCATATTTAACAACTATTTAAACGATATATTCATGCTTTCCGAGAGTGTCAGAGGTTTCCTCGAGGTGCCCCGGGAAGCGCCGGGTTTCTTTATCATGCTGGTTCTGGCGGTTTTAAGTTTTGCCGGGGATGTGCGGATTGCCATGCTCGGCATGGCCGCGGCAGGATTGGGGATGCTGGGGCTGGGCCTCTTATCCCCCACCTTCGCGGTTATGATCATTTGGATGATGATGTACAGCCTCGGCACACATATGGTCATGCCTGTCACGCCCTCCATCGGCATGTCCCTGTCCAAGCTGGGGTCTTTCGGCGCCAGGCTTGGAACGATCAGTGCCTTTGGTCTGTTCGGCAGTATTATCGCCTACGTTTTTGTCTTCCTGAGCTTTCATTTCCTGAATATGACCTATCAGATTGCCTTTATTATCGGTGCTGTTTTCTATGTGTTTGCTGCTTTGGCGGTGGGGCTGATGAAGAAGGGCGAACCGAAAGCCAGGAAAGTCAAATTTGTTTTTCGCAAACGCTACGCCCTCTATTATGTCCTGGCCGGTGTCAGCGGAGCGCGGGCACAGATTTTTCTGACGTTTGCCCCATGGGTCCTGATCAAGGTGTTTAATGTGCAACCTCAGATGTTTGCTATCCTGGGTATGATTGTCGCCTTTGTGAGTATCGGCACACGTAAAATGATTGGCCGCTTGATCGACGTCCGGGGGGAGCGATTCGTTCTGACGGTGGAGGCCGCTTTGTTGTTCGCCATTTGTCTTGGCTATGCGTTCTCAGCCGACATTTTCCCCGTCGGCATCGCTGCGGTGATTATCGCCGCCTGCTATGTCATCGATAATTCCATGGCAGCGGTGGAAATGGCGCGGTCGACATATTTACGGAAGATTGCCGTCGATCTTGATGATGTGACTCCAACCCTATCGACGGGGGTCAGTCTCCAGCATATCGCCTCTATGGTTATTCCCATTTTCGGCGGGCTTTTGTGGGCGGCTTTTGGATATCAGGCCGTCTTTATGGGCGCAGCCGTTATCGCCTTCCTCAATTTCATACTTTCACGCCGAATTAAGATTGAGCTTGATCCTGCCGCTAAGGCGGAGTAG
- a CDS encoding methyl-accepting chemotaxis protein, with protein MKLKTRLFLMFLATSLIPLLIFSAVSIPSFISDSQQSTYQLSEDKIAIAEAEINGMLDKNFNTLHMVANQPAIRNFDLPNAKNILLDAVKVNPELIIALDNTEGQQVVKSNDDALTNIIERDFFNQAMNGTEEYVSDIIVAKATGALIVVISTPVRDMNNNIVGVLQANIQLAQLSDFVTDLSEDGSNVYVLSRQGTVLAHPHMEYVQNQEDFSSLEFVETGFTGQDMTMQAANIQGEEVIVSHALHEQAGWLIVVETPVSVAMASANKLLYISIGLLFTVSVIVGLFGFIFAKRFTKPLVELSSVVETIARGDLTDFEVEIKSKDEIGRLYHSLKTMTHNLRGLVVNIQEVASALASHSVQLSSTTEETTESLTQVVTTINEMAQGNSNQALMIQGSTDAIATVNHIVGEATQKTEVGADKAKESLELAKEGQKALERQSQKIEENNKYSNTVGQSILQLATMADEIRNMIGAINSIAEQTNLLALNASIEAARAGDAGRGFAVVAEEIRKLAEQSSNSTKRIEDIVNSINSKVNEAVNNMNQAKESVVVMESSAEDTKESFAKIFASITELAQNSYEISTALGEINDQTQEVAHQATNISAVVEQASAGMQEISASSEEQLASIETIAQSSGQLETAAQELLTQVAKFKIR; from the coding sequence TTGAAACTCAAGACACGATTATTTTTGATGTTCTTAGCTACTAGTTTAATTCCACTGTTAATCTTTTCTGCCGTATCCATACCCTCTTTTATCTCAGACTCCCAACAGAGTACCTATCAGCTAAGCGAGGATAAAATAGCAATTGCTGAAGCTGAAATAAACGGGATGCTAGATAAAAATTTCAATACCCTACATATGGTCGCTAATCAGCCGGCCATCCGCAATTTCGATTTACCTAATGCGAAAAATATTCTGCTGGATGCCGTTAAAGTCAATCCCGAACTTATTATTGCTCTTGACAATACTGAAGGACAACAAGTCGTTAAAAGTAATGATGATGCCTTAACCAACATCATTGAGCGGGATTTTTTTAACCAAGCCATGAACGGGACTGAAGAGTATGTATCCGATATTATCGTTGCGAAGGCTACCGGTGCATTGATCGTCGTTATCTCTACACCTGTTCGTGATATGAATAATAACATTGTCGGAGTTCTTCAAGCGAACATACAACTCGCCCAGCTCAGTGATTTTGTCACAGATCTTTCAGAGGACGGTTCAAACGTCTATGTGCTTTCCAGACAAGGGACAGTATTGGCCCATCCCCATATGGAATATGTTCAAAACCAGGAAGATTTCAGCTCTTTAGAATTTGTGGAAACAGGTTTTACTGGGCAGGACATGACCATGCAAGCGGCAAATATTCAAGGTGAAGAGGTTATTGTCAGCCATGCTTTGCACGAGCAGGCGGGCTGGTTAATCGTTGTGGAAACCCCCGTTTCGGTGGCGATGGCTTCCGCTAATAAACTCCTGTATATCTCAATCGGCTTGCTTTTTACTGTGAGCGTTATTGTCGGCTTATTCGGCTTTATCTTTGCCAAACGATTTACGAAGCCCCTCGTCGAGTTATCCTCTGTTGTCGAAACAATTGCGAGGGGAGATTTGACAGACTTTGAAGTTGAAATCAAGTCAAAAGATGAAATCGGCCGACTTTATCATAGTCTTAAAACAATGACTCACAACTTAAGGGGACTTGTCGTCAACATTCAAGAGGTTGCCTCGGCTTTAGCATCTCATTCTGTGCAATTATCGTCGACAACTGAGGAAACCACGGAGAGTTTAACCCAAGTCGTTACAACGATAAACGAAATGGCTCAGGGCAACAGCAATCAGGCTTTAATGATTCAAGGTTCAACAGATGCGATTGCTACGGTTAATCATATCGTCGGCGAAGCTACGCAAAAAACAGAAGTTGGTGCAGACAAGGCCAAAGAATCATTAGAGCTTGCTAAAGAAGGTCAAAAGGCTCTTGAACGCCAAAGTCAAAAAATAGAAGAAAACAACAAGTATTCGAATACTGTTGGTCAATCGATACTTCAACTGGCGACAATGGCCGATGAGATTCGCAACATGATCGGGGCTATTAACAGTATCGCTGAACAAACCAATCTACTGGCCTTAAATGCTTCGATCGAAGCGGCCCGCGCTGGTGATGCAGGGCGAGGATTTGCCGTCGTAGCCGAAGAAATCCGCAAACTTGCTGAGCAATCCAGTAATTCCACTAAGAGAATTGAAGATATTGTCAATAGCATTAATAGCAAGGTTAATGAAGCGGTTAATAATATGAATCAGGCTAAAGAAAGCGTTGTTGTTATGGAATCTTCGGCAGAAGATACCAAAGAAAGCTTTGCAAAGATTTTTGCTTCGATTACTGAGCTTGCGCAAAACTCCTATGAAATTTCCACAGCCTTAGGAGAAATCAATGATCAGACACAAGAAGTTGCTCATCAAGCCACAAATATTTCCGCAGTGGTTGAACAAGCCTCGGCTGGTATGCAGGAAATCTCAGCCTCTTCAGAAGAGCAATTAGCTTCAATCGAGACGATTGCTCAATCCTCCGGCCAATTAGAAACTGCGGCTCAAGAACTTCTCACTCAAGTCGCGAAATTTAAAATTAGATAA